CTGTAAGTATGAAAGAGAATAATTAGGAAGCCCGGGTTTTGAAAAAAGCCCGGGCTTTTTTAATAGTTAATTTATCTTTAAAATACCGTATTTTATTGTGGTTAAATTAAATTATTGTTACTTTCACCAACTAATAAATGTAACCAAACCTGATATGAATAATTTCGACTGGACTCAATTAATAAACCCTGAATTTTACATCACATTAAGCATTGGAGGTTTTCAGATTGGTTTATTTATTGTTTTGTTTATCGTTTTTGCTGAAACAGGACTTTTTGCAGGCTTTTTTCTGCCAGGAGACAGCTTGTTGTTTTTAGCGGGAATTTACAGTCGGGAATTAATAGAGAATATGGTTTATATTCCTAATGATTTTTTAAACGTCTTTTTACTGGCATTTATGGTAGCAGTAATGGGGGTTTTAGGAAATATGACCGGATATTGGTTTGGCGCCAAAAGCGGATATTATTTATTCAAAAAAGAAGATAGTTTTTGGTTTAAAAAGAAATACCTCTTACAATCGAAGGATTTCTTCGAAAAGTATGGAGGTAAAGCTATTATATATGCAAGATTTCTACCAATTTTCAGGACATTTGCCCCAATTATTGCAGGTATAGTTTCTATGGATAAAAAGAAATTTATGTTCTATAATATTTTGAGCTCTTTTCTATGGTCTTTTATTCTGATTTTTGCAGGTCATTACTTATACGGAGTATTTTTAAAACAAGGAATCGATCTGAAACATCATATCGAATATATCATTATAATCATTGTGGTTATATCTACATTCCCTGTTTTGTTGAAACTTTTAAAGAAAAGACCAATTGAGAAAATCTAATTTTTAATCTATTTAAAATTTAGCTGTTTCCAAAAAGATTAAAAATTGATCTTGCAAAACGCGAATTATTTTTTTCTTCCACAGTTTCATAACAAGAGAAGCCTAAAATAATTTTAATTCCCGGAGGTATGCTGTTTAAGATGTCTCTTTTTTGTTCATCCAGAAGCAATTTTAAACTTGAAGCTACTTCAGCATTATACTTTAAATAAGAAAGGATAAGCAATGTAGAAAAGTTTAAAACTTCACGTGCTGTTTCACTTTTGATGCCAACTTCATTCGAAATCATTTCAGTAATTCTGGCTTTTTTGCTGGTGAAAATTTTTTCTAAAAAGTGATTTCCTTCTGATTTATAATTTTCATCCACAGACAAAATTCTCGAAGAAGTAAAATCAACTTCTTTGTAAAATGTTGATTCTGGTACAAGCTCAGTCATTTCGGCTAAAGCTTTTTCATCAAAATTGTTATAGCATCCCATTAAAACAGTTCCCAGCGACACATCGATAGCCTTAATTAGTAAGGCATCATTTTCGAAATAGAATTTGTTAAGTTTTGAGATGACATTAGACGAGATAAAACGGCGTAGTTCAATTTGTAGATTTGGGGTCATAATTGTTACGGGATTAGTTAATAATTGCTGTCAATAAACCGATTAAATGTGGTATTTTGTCGATTATAGTGATAAAAATATAAAATAAATTAACATATCCAAAAAATAAGTTAAATATATTATTTTGACTTTTCTGCAATTTAACTAATAAATTATAGTATTATCAACGAATATCATACTTTGTCATAATACCAAGTAGCATTAATTTAGAATAAAAAAAAGATTTTTTATTTGAACGACCATAAAAATAAGAAAATACTTAAGTGTTTATAAGCGATTAAAACAATAAATTTCTGTTCTGCCAAACTATAGTAAGAAATAATCCCATATAAATAATGCACATTAAAAAATTGATAAAACCGGAGGCTAAAAAACCAATTAGTGAACCTGTTGCAGCCTTAAATGCTCTTCTATGATCTTTAGAATCGTATAACATTTCACCTATAAATGCCCCTGCAAATGGGCCTATAATTATTCCGAAAGGAATTGGGGCAAGGATGCCAACTATAAGACCAATATTAGTTCCCCAAATGCCGTATGAGCTGCCGCCAAAACGTTTAGTTCCCTTGGCTGGAATCACATAATCTAAAATCGTGATAATAATCATGATGATAAAAGTAATTCCTAAAACCCAGTAATTATTTTCAACCGCTTTGGTTAAATACAGTAATAACAAACCAACCCAACAACTTGACAGCCCGGGTAAAACAGGCAAAAAACTTCCCATGATTCCTATAGCCATGCAGATAAAACCAAGTAAAACTAATACTAAATCCATACTAAAAACCGTTGTAAATTTTAATTGTAAATTTATGTCATCTATTGAATCATCATTTATAAAGTAATGAAAAAATAGTTCATAATTTCTCTTTGAAGAATATTTGCAATACAAAGTTTACCAAAAAATAATCGTATTTTTACAATATTAGTCAAATCAACATCAAAATCTTGAAACGTTTTTTTCTTTTTTTTGTTTTCATATCTTTAAATTCTTGTCAATATTTTGAGAAGCAGATACCTTCTGAAAAAGAATTGCTTCAAAAAGAATTAAAATCAATCAACTGGAAAGTAGTTGATG
The Flavobacterium flavigenum genome window above contains:
- a CDS encoding DUF456 domain-containing protein — protein: MDLVLVLLGFICMAIGIMGSFLPVLPGLSSCWVGLLLLYLTKAVENNYWVLGITFIIMIIITILDYVIPAKGTKRFGGSSYGIWGTNIGLIVGILAPIPFGIIIGPFAGAFIGEMLYDSKDHRRAFKAATGSLIGFLASGFINFLMCIIYMGLFLTIVWQNRNLLF
- a CDS encoding DedA family protein; the encoded protein is MNNFDWTQLINPEFYITLSIGGFQIGLFIVLFIVFAETGLFAGFFLPGDSLLFLAGIYSRELIENMVYIPNDFLNVFLLAFMVAVMGVLGNMTGYWFGAKSGYYLFKKEDSFWFKKKYLLQSKDFFEKYGGKAIIYARFLPIFRTFAPIIAGIVSMDKKKFMFYNILSSFLWSFILIFAGHYLYGVFLKQGIDLKHHIEYIIIIIVVISTFPVLLKLLKKRPIEKI
- a CDS encoding DUF937 domain-containing protein — its product is MTPNLQIELRRFISSNVISKLNKFYFENDALLIKAIDVSLGTVLMGCYNNFDEKALAEMTELVPESTFYKEVDFTSSRILSVDENYKSEGNHFLEKIFTSKKARITEMISNEVGIKSETAREVLNFSTLLILSYLKYNAEVASSLKLLLDEQKRDILNSIPPGIKIILGFSCYETVEEKNNSRFARSIFNLFGNS